One Sneathia sanguinegens genomic window, AGGTGAACATGAAGGAGAACCTAATCCGTATGCTTATTTGAATCTTAATAATTTATCAAAAATGTATAAGATTGTAGCCCATGATTTAGCTTTAATATTCCCACAAAATGCAGAAAAAATACAAACTAATTTAAATTCTGCCTTGAAAGATCTTGATAATTTAATTGATGAATACAATGAAATAGATATTGATGGTGCTATTACATTATCTGAAGATCTTAATTATCTTACATCATATTTAAATATTTATACTAATTTAGTTGAATATGATACTATTACCAAGGACAATGTA contains:
- a CDS encoding metal ABC transporter solute-binding protein, Zn/Mn family; this encodes GEHEGEPNPYAYLNLNNLSKMYKIVAHDLALIFPQNAEKIQTNLNSALKDLDNLIDEYNEIDIDGAITLSEDLNYLTSYLNIYTNLVEYDTITKDNVKKIMADTGLKTFITERPLKKEISDVIIKNGGKIIFIKTGAFPEEDENNDELMQKFGLINILKENLNELKK